In one window of Helianthus annuus cultivar XRQ/B chromosome 17, HanXRQr2.0-SUNRISE, whole genome shotgun sequence DNA:
- the LOC110923148 gene encoding 21 kDa protein, with product MIKLRIYLLVLATILGCTTAARVAISPTTDFIKASCKTTLHPPLCVRCLSTYANSIQGSDHRLAKAAVTVSLKDAKSAAAFISKLARLSGIKPPEHQAVRDCISTMTNSVTSLSQSVQELERMARTKGEDFDWHMSNVETWVGSALTNQNICGRGFTMNGHVKDVVTKRIVYVSQVTSNALALVNRFAVRHRKGIHKP from the coding sequence ATGATAAAACTAAGGATTTACTTGCTAGTCCTTGCTACCATCCTCGGGTGCACCACCGCGGCCCGTGTCGCCATCTCACCCACCACAGACTTCATCAAAGCCTCATGCAAAACCACCTTGCACCCGCCTCTATGTGTCCGATGTCTCTCAACCTATGCTAACTCTATCCAAGGAAGCGATCACCGCCTCGCCAAAGCAGCCGTTACAGTCAGCCTAAAAGACGCCAAGTCAGCAGCCGCATTCATTTCTAAACTAGCTCGACTCTCCGGGATAAAACCCCCAGAGCATCAAGCCGTTAGAGACTGCATCAGTACCATGACCAACAGTGTGACAAGTCTTAGCCAATCGGTTCAGGAGCTCGAGCGGATGGCTCGCACCAAGGGTGAAGACTTCGACTGGCACATGAGCAACGTGGAGACTTGGGTGGGCTCGGCTCTTACTAATCAAAACATATGTGGCAGGGGGTTTACTATGAATGGACATGTGAAGGATGTTGTGACCAAGAGGATAGTTTATGTGTCACAAGTCACTAGTAATGCACTGGCTTTGGTCAACAGGTTTGCGGTCAGGCATAGAAAGGGTATTCATAAGCCGTGA
- the LOC110924407 gene encoding 21 kDa protein yields the protein MEKIGFYFLVLATIVGCTAAARGTTSPTTDFVKASCKTTLHPPLCVRCLSTYANSIQGSDHRLAKAAVTVSLNDAKSAAAFISKLARLSGIKLREHQAVRDCISTMTNSVTSLSQSVQELERMARAKGEDFDWHMSNVETWVGAALTNQNICSRGFTMKGHVKDVVTKRMVYVSQVTSNALALVNRFAVRHRKGIHKP from the coding sequence ATGGAAAAAATAGGGTTTTACTTCCTAGTTCTCGCTACCATCGTCGGGTGCACCGCAGCCGCCCGTGGCACCACCTCACCCACCACAGACTTCGTCAAAGCCTCATGCAAAACCACCCTGCACCCACCTCTATGTGTCCGCTGTCTCTCAACCTATGCTAACTCTATCCAAGGAAGCGATCACCGCCTCGCCAAAGCAGCCGTTACAGTCAGCCTAAACGACGCCAAGTCAGCAGCCGCATTCATTTCTAAACTAGCTCGACTCTCCGGGATAAAACTCCGAGAGCATCAAGCTGTTAGAGACTGTATCAGCACCATGACCAACAGTGTGACAAGTCTAAGCCAGTCGGTTCAGGAGCTCGAGCGGATGGCTCGCGCCAAGGGTGAAGACTTCGACTGGCACATGAGCAACGTGGAGACTTGGGTGGGCGCGGCTCTTACTAATCAAAACATATGTAGCAGGGGGTTTACTATGAAGGGACATGTGAAGGATGTTGTGACCAAAAGGATGGTTTATGTGTCACAAGTCACTAGTAATGCACTAGCTTTGGTCAACAGGTTTGCGGTCAGGCATAGAAAGGGTATTCATAAGCCATGA